In one window of Acidovorax sp. HDW3 DNA:
- a CDS encoding YigZ family protein encodes MAQTLAAAAHSELIIKKSRFIGCVQPMADRASAQAVVDGLRREHPGAAHVCWALLAGGQSAAVDDGEPSGTAGRPMLDVLRHQDLEGVLATVVRYFGGVKLGAGGLVRAYTDCVAQALLLADKITLQRQHTLRCQVPYALEGLLRREITAAGAELLAVEHGSLVALQWRLPETAASAMVVRLNDAGQGRIAWCEPA; translated from the coding sequence ATGGCGCAGACCCTGGCCGCTGCCGCGCACAGCGAGCTGATCATCAAGAAAAGCCGCTTCATCGGCTGCGTCCAGCCCATGGCCGACCGCGCCAGCGCCCAGGCCGTGGTCGATGGGCTGCGCCGCGAGCACCCCGGCGCCGCCCATGTGTGCTGGGCGCTGCTCGCAGGCGGTCAGTCGGCCGCCGTCGATGACGGCGAGCCCAGCGGCACCGCCGGGCGCCCCATGCTCGACGTGCTGCGCCACCAGGATCTCGAAGGCGTGCTGGCCACCGTGGTGCGCTACTTCGGCGGCGTCAAGCTCGGCGCTGGCGGCCTGGTGCGCGCCTACACCGACTGCGTGGCGCAAGCGCTGCTTTTGGCCGACAAGATCACCTTGCAGCGCCAGCACACCTTGCGCTGCCAGGTGCCCTACGCCCTCGAAGGTCTGCTGCGGCGCGAAATTACCGCTGCCGGCGCCGAACTGCTGGCGGTGGAGCACGGCTCCTTGGTGGCGCTGCAATGGCGCCTGCCCGAGACAGCCGCCAGCGCCATGGTGGTGCGCCTGAACGACGCCGGCCAGGGGCGCATCGCCTGGTGCGAACCGGCGTAA
- a CDS encoding M48 family metalloprotease, with product MKKRALYPFLAAVALSGALLSGCETMPNVGQMGNLASALGGGGGGGGGGSGMANGIQDVIGGASAAFKDYSPQEQHALGQEFSSVLLGARPLLRNDMAQRYVNQIGWWVALQAEPPKDKDGRAIQFAWRFGIIDSDAVNAYATPGGYVFVTVGLLRQLKNEAELAGVLAHEVAHVVRGHYLAALKKGGWAQIAGGIIQTQTSNGAMTAAMVNAVRNLYAKGLDQSDEFDADRQALLYAARAGYRADGLPSVLKMYAASGSGSDVNFQMLFSTHPNPAERASKLEPLLTSKFASAANVTNEARYLAVRRKL from the coding sequence ATGAAAAAGCGTGCTTTGTACCCCTTCCTGGCCGCTGTGGCGCTCAGTGGCGCGCTGCTCTCGGGTTGCGAGACCATGCCCAACGTTGGCCAGATGGGCAATCTGGCCTCTGCCCTGGGTGGCGGCGGCGGCGGCGGTGGCGGCGGCTCGGGCATGGCCAACGGCATTCAAGATGTCATCGGTGGCGCCTCTGCGGCCTTTAAAGATTACTCGCCGCAGGAGCAGCACGCGCTGGGGCAGGAGTTTTCTTCGGTGCTGCTGGGCGCGCGCCCGCTGCTGCGCAACGACATGGCGCAGCGCTACGTCAACCAGATCGGCTGGTGGGTGGCGCTGCAGGCGGAGCCACCCAAGGACAAGGACGGGCGCGCCATTCAATTCGCCTGGCGCTTTGGCATCATTGATTCGGACGCCGTCAACGCCTACGCCACGCCGGGGGGCTATGTGTTCGTCACCGTGGGCCTGCTGCGCCAGCTCAAGAACGAGGCCGAATTGGCCGGGGTGCTGGCGCACGAGGTGGCGCATGTGGTGCGCGGGCACTACCTGGCGGCCTTGAAGAAGGGCGGCTGGGCGCAAATAGCGGGGGGCATCATCCAGACGCAAACGAGCAATGGGGCGATGACGGCAGCCATGGTCAACGCCGTGCGCAACCTCTACGCCAAGGGGCTGGATCAATCTGACGAGTTTGACGCCGACCGCCAAGCGCTGCTCTACGCTGCACGCGCCGGCTACCGTGCTGATGGCCTGCCTTCGGTGCTCAAGATGTACGCCGCCAGTGGCTCGGGCAGCGACGTGAATTTTCAGATGCTGTTCTCCACCCACCCGAACCCGGCAGAGCGGGCCAGCAAGCTCGAACCGCTGCTGACTTCCAAGTTTGCCAGTGCTGCCAACGTGACCAATGAGGCGCGCTACCTGGCGGTGCGGCGCAAGCTGTGA
- a CDS encoding YjfB family protein, with protein sequence MDVSLSNAIMHTANALQQSKTADAVQVAVLKKSMDVQKTAAATLLQALPQPPLASSGTLGTQVNTFA encoded by the coding sequence ATGGACGTCAGCCTCTCCAACGCCATCATGCACACCGCCAACGCCCTGCAGCAAAGCAAAACTGCCGACGCCGTACAGGTGGCGGTGCTCAAAAAATCCATGGACGTGCAAAAAACCGCAGCCGCTACCTTGCTGCAGGCCCTGCCCCAGCCGCCGCTGGCGAGCAGCGGCACGCTGGGCACGCAGGTCAACACCTTTGCATAA
- a CDS encoding SH3 domain-containing protein, which produces MIALPLIARPLKRLFAAGLLATAASWACAQSLQVSTATELRAGPALNAKNLVSLTVGTMVQQLEVRGGWLRVQVQGQEGWLRSTHVRALSTAAPAAQNPLTGLSGVFSASSNRPTATTGTRGLTAEQLANAQPAPAEVQRMESFAATAAQAQQFAKNGKLQVQSFAPYDGAQP; this is translated from the coding sequence ATGATTGCTCTACCCCTGATTGCACGGCCCCTGAAGCGGCTGTTCGCTGCTGGCCTGCTGGCCACGGCGGCCAGTTGGGCCTGTGCCCAATCGCTGCAAGTGTCCACCGCCACGGAGCTGCGTGCGGGCCCGGCGCTCAATGCCAAAAACCTGGTCTCGCTCACCGTAGGCACCATGGTGCAGCAGCTGGAGGTGCGCGGCGGCTGGCTGCGCGTGCAGGTGCAGGGCCAGGAGGGTTGGCTGCGCAGTACCCATGTGCGCGCCCTGAGCACGGCGGCGCCGGCAGCGCAAAACCCGCTCACCGGCCTGTCGGGCGTTTTCAGCGCCAGCAGCAACCGGCCCACGGCCACCACCGGCACGCGCGGCCTGACGGCCGAGCAGCTGGCCAATGCCCAGCCAGCACCGGCTGAAGTGCAGCGCATGGAGAGCTTTGCCGCCACCGCCGCCCAGGCGCAGCAGTTTGCCAAGAACGGCAAGCTCCAGGTCCAGTCCTTTGCCCCCTACGACGGAGCCCAGCCATGA